One window from the genome of Paraneptunicella aestuarii encodes:
- a CDS encoding adenosine kinase, with protein MKYDVYGIGNALVDMEFKVNDAFFEQHGIEKGLMTLVEEERQEHLIGALHDHHQSEVKRQSGGSAANTIIAVSQFGGSSFYSCKVANDDAGHFYLNDLKENGVATKVVEDQLDEGITGKCMVMVTDDAERTMNTYLGITGSLSEEQIDVEALKNSKWLYVEGYLVASPTAQAAALKAMQLAREFGVKTSLTMSDPNMVNFFKDNMLALIGDGVDLLFCNEQEAMDFTGTSTIHDAREIMKKYAKHFVITLGKNGAMIWDGTMFIDIEPHKVDAVDSNGAGDMFAGAFLYGITNGHTHAGAGALASLASSKIVSQYGPRLTWVQAKEVLQELV; from the coding sequence ATGAAATACGATGTATATGGTATCGGCAACGCGCTTGTAGATATGGAGTTCAAGGTAAATGATGCTTTCTTCGAGCAACATGGCATTGAAAAAGGTTTGATGACGTTGGTAGAAGAAGAGCGCCAGGAACACCTTATCGGTGCGCTTCACGACCATCATCAGTCAGAAGTGAAAAGACAATCAGGTGGTTCAGCTGCGAATACTATTATCGCTGTATCTCAATTCGGTGGTAGCTCGTTCTACTCTTGTAAAGTTGCCAACGATGACGCAGGTCATTTCTACTTAAATGATTTGAAAGAGAATGGCGTTGCAACCAAGGTGGTTGAAGATCAGCTAGACGAAGGCATTACAGGTAAATGTATGGTTATGGTCACTGATGACGCAGAGCGTACCATGAATACTTACCTTGGTATCACAGGTTCTTTGAGCGAAGAACAAATTGACGTTGAAGCGCTAAAAAACTCTAAATGGTTATATGTTGAAGGTTATTTGGTTGCCAGTCCTACTGCTCAAGCGGCAGCATTAAAAGCAATGCAACTTGCCAGAGAATTTGGCGTGAAAACCTCTTTAACCATGAGCGACCCTAACATGGTTAATTTCTTTAAAGACAATATGCTGGCTTTGATCGGCGACGGTGTTGACCTGTTGTTCTGTAACGAACAGGAAGCCATGGACTTCACTGGTACTTCTACTATTCATGACGCTCGTGAAATCATGAAGAAATATGCCAAGCATTTCGTTATTACACTAGGTAAAAACGGCGCCATGATTTGGGATGGCACTATGTTTATCGACATCGAGCCACACAAAGTAGACGCGGTTGACTCAAACGGCGCGGGCGATATGTTTGCTGGAGCGTTCCTGTACGGTATTACTAACGGCCACACCCACGCTGGCGCGGGCGCATTGGCAAGTTTGGCAAGCTCTAAAATCGTTTCTCAATACGGCCCTCGTTTAACATGGGTTCAAGCGAAAGAAGTATTGCAAGAACTGGTTTAA
- a CDS encoding low molecular weight protein-tyrosine-phosphatase, whose product MKETRVLFVCMGNICRSPTAEAVFRHKARETGLKVHIDSAGTIAHHVGEQPDPRSRREGESRGYSFKGQRARQLQKSDFHDFDHLFAMDSHNLRDMLSLCPAGLQYKVRLFLTMIDGSPRDVPDPYYGGARGFTEVLELVEQASDALIKELMAK is encoded by the coding sequence ATGAAAGAAACTCGAGTTCTATTTGTTTGTATGGGCAATATTTGCCGTTCTCCAACCGCAGAAGCGGTATTTCGTCATAAAGCCAGGGAAACGGGATTAAAGGTGCATATTGATTCTGCCGGAACAATTGCCCATCACGTCGGGGAGCAACCGGATCCTCGTAGTCGCAGGGAAGGTGAATCTCGTGGCTATTCGTTCAAGGGGCAACGAGCTCGCCAGTTACAAAAGTCTGATTTTCATGACTTTGATCATCTTTTTGCCATGGATTCCCATAATTTGCGAGATATGTTGTCGTTATGTCCGGCTGGTTTGCAGTATAAAGTTCGCCTCTTTTTAACCATGATTGATGGTTCACCTCGCGATGTTCCTGACCCTTATTATGGCGGTGCCAGAGGTTTTACAGAAGTATTGGAACTGGTTGAGCAGGCATCAGATGCTTTAATCAAAGAGCTAATGGCAAAATAG
- a CDS encoding class II 3-deoxy-7-phosphoheptulonate synthase → MSQWQPDSWRNFPILQQPTYGDLNKLESVETELKRFPPLVFAAETRELFRQLGNVSQGKGFLLQGGDCAESFSEFNAPKIRDTFRVILQMAIVLTFAGRSPVTKVSRMAGQYAKPRSTDFETIDGVTLPSYRGDIINSFEFTEEARIPDPQRMIDAYHRSAATLNLLRAFAQGGLADLHQVNRWNMAFVENNPLKERYQDMANRIQDTLSFMEVLGINSDNTPALHETSLFTSHEALLLNYEQALTRVDTLTDKWYNCSAHMLWIGERTRQLDHAHLEFFRGIHNPVGVKVGPSMEGDELIKLIDALNPDNTPGRLTLITRMGADKLEQNLPRLLRRVKEEGRHVVWSSDPMHGNTKKASSGYKTRNFDDILREIQQFFAAHDAEGTHAGGIHLEMTGQHVTECTGGAYQISESDLAECYQTQCDPRLNADQVLEMAFLVADHLRSSVK, encoded by the coding sequence GTGAGCCAATGGCAGCCCGATTCCTGGCGTAATTTCCCGATCTTACAGCAACCCACATACGGCGATCTGAATAAACTTGAGTCTGTTGAAACTGAACTCAAGCGATTTCCGCCACTCGTATTTGCTGCTGAGACTCGTGAGCTGTTTAGGCAGTTAGGGAATGTATCGCAAGGTAAAGGTTTTTTGTTGCAAGGCGGCGATTGTGCGGAATCATTTAGTGAGTTTAACGCTCCCAAAATTCGCGATACTTTTCGGGTTATTTTGCAGATGGCGATTGTACTGACCTTTGCTGGACGAAGCCCGGTGACCAAAGTGTCACGCATGGCGGGTCAGTATGCCAAACCTCGCTCTACTGATTTTGAGACTATTGATGGTGTGACCTTGCCAAGTTATCGTGGCGACATTATCAACAGCTTTGAATTCACCGAAGAGGCGCGTATTCCTGATCCGCAACGCATGATTGATGCCTATCATCGTTCAGCAGCAACTTTGAACTTGCTACGTGCTTTTGCTCAAGGTGGTTTAGCGGACTTACATCAGGTTAACCGTTGGAACATGGCGTTTGTTGAGAACAACCCGCTTAAAGAACGCTATCAGGACATGGCAAACCGTATTCAGGATACCTTGTCGTTTATGGAAGTATTAGGGATTAATTCCGATAATACACCAGCACTGCATGAAACCAGCCTGTTCACCTCTCATGAAGCGCTATTGTTGAACTATGAGCAAGCCTTGACGCGTGTCGATACGCTTACTGATAAATGGTACAACTGTTCAGCGCATATGCTTTGGATAGGGGAACGTACTCGTCAGTTGGATCATGCCCACTTAGAGTTCTTCCGCGGCATTCATAACCCCGTTGGTGTTAAGGTTGGCCCTTCAATGGAAGGGGATGAGCTGATCAAATTGATCGATGCTTTAAACCCGGATAACACGCCCGGGCGATTAACCTTAATCACGCGCATGGGCGCGGATAAGCTGGAACAAAATCTGCCTCGTTTGTTACGCCGTGTGAAAGAAGAAGGCCGCCACGTGGTGTGGAGCTCTGACCCCATGCACGGTAATACCAAGAAGGCATCCAGTGGTTATAAAACTCGTAATTTCGATGACATTTTACGTGAAATTCAACAGTTCTTCGCTGCTCATGATGCCGAAGGCACTCATGCTGGTGGTATTCATCTGGAAATGACCGGGCAGCACGTTACCGAGTGTACTGGTGGCGCTTACCAAATTAGTGAAAGTGATTTGGCTGAGTGTTATCAAACTCAGTGTGACCCGCGTTTAAATGCTGATCAGGTATTGGAAATGGCATTTTTGGTTGCAGATCATCTGCGTAGCAGTGTTAAATAA
- a CDS encoding EF-hand domain-containing protein produces MTAISGFGGMSPQDMMQNMQERIKSADTDGNGSVSMTELKELSTPDGEQVEGHPPPPPDLDKMFSNADTDGDGELSQEEQEAMFAEMEERMSQFNPGNAPPSTGYETSNTGSFQSLFETLKNNTEDESEKEEFQEMLDKLKENNSEQGQLASIQRFNEMLPPIDVLA; encoded by the coding sequence ATGACTGCAATTTCAGGATTTGGGGGAATGAGCCCTCAAGATATGATGCAAAACATGCAAGAGCGAATTAAGTCTGCTGATACTGATGGTAACGGCAGTGTGTCGATGACGGAGTTAAAAGAGCTTTCAACTCCGGATGGTGAACAAGTCGAAGGACATCCACCTCCGCCACCAGATTTGGACAAGATGTTTTCAAACGCCGACACCGATGGAGATGGAGAACTTTCCCAGGAAGAACAAGAGGCTATGTTTGCTGAAATGGAAGAACGTATGAGCCAGTTTAATCCCGGTAATGCGCCACCCTCTACAGGATATGAAACAAGCAACACAGGTTCTTTTCAATCATTGTTCGAAACATTAAAAAACAACACCGAGGATGAATCAGAAAAAGAAGAGTTTCAGGAGATGTTAGATAAACTGAAAGAAAACAACTCAGAGCAAGGACAATTGGCATCAATTCAAAGGTTCAATGAAATGCTACCTCCTATTGATGTTCTTGCATAA
- a CDS encoding NYN domain-containing protein translates to MDQVQRIAIFIDADNAPARKISKVLSELARHGVVNIRRAYGNWKGAKLQPWEDVLQEFAIQPIQQFDYTKGKNAADIALVIDVMDVLYTKNVDVVCLMSSDCDFTPLATRVVAEGKMVIGFGERKTPDAFVQSCSRFLFLDEEVENHNNVIKVPANKLKQDSKLMNLLRQAVEAEEEEAGWAKMGSVGQHISNHASFDQRNYGYKKLSDLFANIDVFELKKSNSSLLWVRNKRKNKQQPHS, encoded by the coding sequence ATGGATCAAGTTCAGAGAATTGCAATATTTATTGATGCGGATAATGCCCCTGCCAGGAAAATCAGTAAAGTGCTATCAGAGTTAGCCAGGCATGGTGTTGTAAATATTCGTCGAGCTTACGGGAATTGGAAAGGGGCAAAACTGCAGCCGTGGGAAGATGTTTTACAAGAGTTTGCTATTCAGCCTATTCAGCAATTTGATTACACCAAAGGCAAGAATGCTGCGGATATTGCCTTGGTCATTGATGTGATGGATGTGTTGTATACGAAGAATGTTGATGTTGTCTGTTTGATGTCTTCCGATTGCGACTTTACGCCGTTAGCAACCAGAGTTGTGGCGGAGGGAAAAATGGTTATTGGCTTTGGAGAACGAAAAACGCCTGATGCGTTTGTGCAGAGTTGTTCAAGGTTTTTATTTTTAGATGAAGAAGTTGAAAACCATAATAATGTAATAAAGGTTCCAGCCAATAAATTAAAGCAGGATTCGAAGTTGATGAACCTTTTAAGACAAGCGGTTGAAGCTGAAGAAGAAGAGGCTGGCTGGGCGAAAATGGGCTCTGTAGGACAGCATATTTCTAATCATGCTTCATTTGACCAGCGAAATTATGGTTATAAAAAGTTAAGCGATTTATTTGCGAATATTGATGTTTTTGAGCTAAAAAAATCAAACTCGTCGCTTTTATGGGTGAGAAATAAAAGGAAAAATAAACAGCAACCTCATTCATAA
- the ppsR gene encoding posphoenolpyruvate synthetase regulatory kinase/phosphorylase PpsR produces the protein MRTAFYISDGTAITAEVFGHALLSLFPIQFIHQTIPFVETPEKAVKIVQRISESFQDPSERPLVFYTIVNPEIREIIAASPGINYNFLDQFVAPLEKILGVPSKPEKHRTHSIHEKTYDNRIEAVNFALTNDDGANFKDYASADIILVGVSRSGKTPTSLYLALQYGIRAANYPFTEEDMGDVLKLPAALKAYKQKLFGLTISAERLHQIRSERRANSRYASMKQCRMEIREVENLYRKEKIPFLNSTHYSVEEISAKILAETGLERRRY, from the coding sequence GTGCGTACTGCGTTTTATATATCTGATGGTACAGCCATTACCGCTGAAGTATTTGGTCACGCCCTACTATCTCTTTTTCCAATACAGTTTATTCATCAAACCATTCCTTTTGTTGAAACACCGGAAAAAGCCGTAAAAATCGTGCAGCGAATATCTGAAAGTTTTCAAGATCCCTCAGAACGCCCCTTGGTGTTTTACACGATCGTTAACCCTGAGATCAGAGAAATTATTGCTGCGTCACCGGGAATTAATTACAACTTTCTGGATCAATTTGTGGCTCCACTGGAAAAAATTCTGGGAGTGCCTTCCAAACCGGAAAAACACCGAACTCACAGCATTCACGAAAAAACCTACGATAACCGTATTGAAGCCGTTAACTTCGCGCTAACCAATGATGACGGTGCCAATTTCAAAGATTACGCCAGTGCCGATATTATTTTGGTCGGTGTGTCTCGCTCAGGCAAAACTCCAACCAGCCTGTACCTGGCTTTACAATACGGTATTCGTGCAGCCAACTACCCATTTACCGAAGAAGATATGGGCGATGTTTTAAAACTTCCAGCTGCGCTGAAAGCCTATAAACAAAAGCTGTTTGGCTTAACGATTTCGGCAGAACGTTTACATCAGATCCGTTCAGAGCGTCGTGCAAATAGCCGCTACGCTTCCATGAAACAATGCCGTATGGAAATACGCGAAGTGGAAAACCTGTATCGCAAAGAAAAAATCCCTTTCTTGAATAGTACCCATTATTCCGTAGAAGAAATCTCAGCCAAAATTCTTGCAGAAACCGGACTGGAAAGAAGACGTTATTAA
- the ppsA gene encoding phosphoenolpyruvate synthase, with the protein MGDYVLWYQELGMGDVGRVGGKNASLGEMISNLANAGVQVPGGFATTAHAFNEFLDQSGLEKRIHDVLDELNVDDVNALAETGAKIRQWILDTPFQPQLESAIKEAFEKLQGDSDDAASFAVRSSATAEDMPDASFAGQQETFLNVKGYDNVLVAIKHVFASLFNDRAISYRVHQGYDHKGVALSAGIQRMVRSDLSSSGVMFSIDTESGFEDVVFITSSYGLGEMVVQGAVNPDEFYVHKPLLALGNPAVLRRNLGSKMNKMQYSDDTSHGKQVEVVAVEDAVRNQFSLTDDEVMELAKQAVIIEKHYQRPMDIEWAKDGEDGKLYIVQARPETVRSREDSQTIERYQLSGKASILCEGRAIGHKIGAGTAKVLDSVDEMDKIQEGDVLVTDMTDPDWEPIMKKASAIVTNRGGRTCHAAIIARELGIPAVVGCGNATDSLKTGDRVTVSCAEGDTGFIYGDILDFSVQTSRIDSMPELPVKVMMNVGNPDRAFDFARLPNEGVGLARLEFIINRMIGVHPKALLNYDQQPEDVKAEINDLMAGYESPKEFYIEKLVEGIASIGAAFYPKRVIVRMSDFKSNEYFNLVGGYQYEPDEENPMLGFRGASRYVSESFRDCFALECEAIKRVRNKMGLTNVEIMIPFVRTVDEGRKVIELLKGEGLEQGVNDLKVIMMCELPSNALLADQFLDIFDGFSIGSNDLTQLTLGLDRDSGLIADLFDERNDAVKALLAMAITTAKKRGKYVGICGQGPSDHEDFAAWLLEHGIDSVSLNPDTVVETWLYLGKNHG; encoded by the coding sequence GTGGGCGACTATGTTCTGTGGTACCAAGAGTTAGGTATGGGTGATGTTGGACGAGTAGGTGGTAAAAACGCCTCTCTTGGGGAAATGATCTCTAACCTGGCTAATGCAGGGGTACAGGTGCCCGGCGGCTTTGCAACAACGGCTCATGCGTTTAATGAATTTCTCGACCAAAGCGGTTTGGAAAAGCGAATTCATGATGTGCTGGATGAGCTAAACGTAGATGATGTTAATGCCTTGGCTGAAACTGGAGCCAAAATTCGTCAGTGGATTTTGGATACGCCTTTCCAACCTCAGCTTGAATCTGCCATTAAAGAAGCATTCGAGAAGCTTCAAGGTGATTCTGACGACGCTGCTTCATTTGCTGTTCGTTCTTCTGCCACAGCAGAAGATATGCCGGATGCATCCTTTGCTGGACAACAAGAAACCTTCCTGAACGTGAAAGGCTACGATAATGTGTTAGTCGCTATCAAACACGTTTTTGCCTCTCTATTTAATGACCGTGCGATTTCTTACCGCGTTCATCAGGGCTACGACCATAAAGGCGTTGCTTTGTCTGCGGGTATTCAGCGCATGGTTCGAAGTGATTTATCGTCCTCTGGTGTTATGTTTAGTATCGACACCGAATCAGGCTTTGAAGATGTGGTATTTATTACCTCATCCTATGGCTTGGGCGAAATGGTCGTACAAGGCGCTGTAAACCCTGATGAGTTTTATGTTCACAAGCCATTGTTAGCGCTGGGCAATCCCGCTGTATTGCGCCGCAACCTTGGTAGCAAGATGAACAAGATGCAGTATTCAGACGACACTTCACATGGTAAGCAAGTTGAAGTAGTTGCTGTAGAAGATGCTGTTCGTAATCAGTTCTCTTTGACTGATGATGAAGTGATGGAACTGGCGAAGCAAGCGGTGATCATCGAGAAGCACTACCAACGTCCAATGGACATTGAGTGGGCGAAAGATGGTGAAGATGGCAAGCTTTACATCGTTCAGGCTCGCCCTGAAACCGTTCGTTCTCGTGAAGACTCTCAAACGATTGAGCGTTACCAGTTAAGTGGTAAGGCGAGTATTTTGTGTGAAGGCCGTGCTATCGGACACAAGATCGGTGCTGGAACCGCGAAGGTACTGGATTCTGTTGATGAAATGGACAAGATTCAGGAAGGCGATGTATTGGTCACTGACATGACAGACCCGGATTGGGAACCTATCATGAAGAAAGCCTCTGCTATCGTCACCAATCGTGGTGGCCGTACTTGTCACGCTGCGATTATCGCTCGTGAATTGGGTATTCCTGCGGTTGTTGGCTGTGGTAACGCAACCGATTCCTTGAAAACCGGTGATCGCGTCACTGTTTCCTGTGCGGAAGGGGATACTGGCTTTATCTATGGCGATATTCTGGATTTCAGCGTTCAGACTTCGCGCATTGATTCCATGCCTGAGTTGCCAGTTAAAGTGATGATGAACGTGGGTAATCCAGACCGTGCATTCGATTTTGCTCGCTTGCCGAATGAAGGTGTTGGCCTTGCTCGTTTAGAGTTCATTATCAACCGTATGATTGGCGTGCATCCAAAGGCATTGTTGAACTACGACCAACAGCCTGAAGACGTTAAAGCTGAAATTAACGACTTGATGGCGGGTTACGAGTCTCCAAAAGAGTTCTACATTGAGAAATTGGTAGAAGGTATTGCCAGCATTGGTGCGGCTTTCTATCCGAAGCGCGTTATCGTGCGTATGTCTGATTTCAAATCCAACGAATACTTCAATTTGGTGGGTGGATATCAGTACGAGCCAGACGAAGAAAACCCAATGTTGGGCTTCCGTGGCGCTAGCCGTTACGTGTCTGAATCATTCCGTGATTGTTTTGCCCTTGAGTGTGAAGCCATTAAACGTGTACGCAACAAAATGGGCTTGACCAATGTTGAGATCATGATCCCGTTTGTACGTACAGTGGATGAAGGCCGTAAGGTTATCGAATTGTTGAAAGGCGAAGGTCTTGAGCAAGGCGTTAATGATCTGAAAGTGATCATGATGTGCGAATTGCCATCTAACGCATTGTTAGCGGATCAGTTCCTGGACATCTTCGATGGTTTCTCAATCGGCTCTAACGACCTGACTCAGTTAACGCTAGGTTTGGATCGCGATTCTGGCTTAATTGCAGACCTGTTTGATGAGCGTAACGATGCGGTGAAAGCATTGTTGGCGATGGCAATTACCACTGCCAAGAAACGCGGTAAATACGTGGGTATTTGTGGTCAAGGTCCATCAGATCACGAAGACTTCGCAGCCTGGTTGCTTGAGCATGGTATCGACAGTGTTTCCTTGAACCCTGATACCGTAGTAGAAACCTGGTTGTATCTGGGTAAGAACCACGGTTAA
- a CDS encoding tellurium resistance protein TerC gives MKSLRITLGSVLAGIGVVFFILPGSILFLIAGLLLLSYDVPAARKWLTHCQNAMSKGARKLDKLLAKRRY, from the coding sequence ATGAAATCGTTGAGGATAACGTTAGGTTCGGTATTAGCCGGGATAGGAGTGGTATTCTTCATCTTGCCGGGTTCGATTCTGTTTTTAATCGCCGGATTATTACTATTGAGTTATGACGTTCCTGCCGCCAGAAAATGGCTGACTCATTGCCAAAACGCGATGTCTAAAGGAGCAAGAAAACTGGATAAGCTGTTAGCCAAGCGTCGCTATTAA
- the ydiJ gene encoding D-2-hydroxyglutarate dehydrogenase YdiJ gives MLPIVKPNTPVAVPYQKFLNALSESDFTGDIESSYSSRLAVATDNSVYQQLPEAVILPRTIDDLIIVGRLLAKNPEVKVGARGGGTGTNGQSLTPGIVVDMSRHMRDIIEINIKERWVRVQAGVIKDQLNDVLRPHGFFFAPDLSTSNRATIGGMINTDASGQGSLVYGKTSDHILALSAVLPNGEVIDTELKPVTSLPEKESRTLTAIKQVLETCIGKREAILAKFPRLNRFLTGYDLEHAVSDDLSQYDLGRIIAGSEGSLAFVAEAKLNITPIPNSKALINIKYDSFESALRHAPAMVAAKATSVETVDSNVLNLAKQDIVWHSVSDLIQDVPDKDMLGLNIVEYNGDNREQLEAQINQLTQRLDDDIAEKRFGVIGYQVTYGLSDIDKIYGMRKKAVGLLGKTPGSKKPVAFAEDTAVPPENLADFIMEFRALLDGKGLRYGMFGHVDAGVLHVRPALDMCDPEQEVLLQEISDEVVALVAKYDGLMWGEHGRGYRSEYGLDFFGEELFTELRKIKSAFDPHNQMNPGKICTPLESDELLVRVSDTKRGYYDRQIPVEVRDSWEPAMSCNGNGLCFNYDAKSPMCPSYKVKADRRHSPKGRAGMIREWLRLLQAQNVDIADLEANAQPAPFMERRSNSVSLFNPANEDFSKEVFEVMDDCLACKACTNQCPVNVSVPDFRARFLSLYYTRYARPLKDYFVANIEKMAPMMAKVPGLINWGLSMNWVKRLIRKRIGYIDTPMLSSPTLRSRVKRKAKYDISALQKLDNEQKQKTVLIVQDPFTSFYEAGVVSDIVDLALALGITPVVLPFKPNGKPQHVKGFLKEFNQTASEASMFLNTHAELGIPMVGVDPSMVLCYRDEYKKALGERRGEFNVLLVHEWLMQLADKGIVATKAPQDVETYALLAHCTEKTMLPGSEKDWQKIFQHFGLQLQTVGVGCCGMAGTFGHEQKHMEDSRALFELSWQPAFEQFNPDQVLITGYSCRSQVARFEGVKPKHPLQALLQHLKS, from the coding sequence ATGCTACCTATTGTAAAACCAAATACGCCAGTCGCGGTTCCGTATCAGAAATTCCTGAATGCGTTATCGGAAAGTGACTTTACCGGGGATATTGAATCAAGCTATTCCAGTCGTTTAGCGGTTGCTACGGATAACTCTGTTTATCAGCAATTACCTGAGGCTGTGATACTGCCGCGTACTATCGACGATTTGATTATTGTCGGTCGGCTTTTAGCAAAGAATCCTGAGGTAAAAGTAGGTGCTCGAGGTGGTGGTACAGGAACCAATGGGCAGTCTCTTACACCCGGCATTGTGGTTGATATGTCGCGACACATGCGAGATATCATCGAGATAAACATAAAAGAACGATGGGTCAGGGTACAGGCAGGGGTGATCAAAGATCAGTTGAATGATGTGTTGCGTCCCCATGGTTTTTTCTTTGCTCCCGATTTATCAACCAGCAACCGAGCGACTATTGGTGGAATGATCAATACTGATGCATCGGGGCAGGGATCATTAGTTTATGGTAAAACCAGTGATCATATTTTGGCCTTGTCAGCCGTATTACCTAACGGTGAAGTGATTGATACTGAGCTAAAGCCAGTCACATCATTACCGGAAAAAGAATCACGAACTCTAACGGCCATCAAGCAAGTGCTTGAAACCTGTATAGGAAAACGTGAAGCCATACTGGCTAAATTTCCACGTTTAAACCGCTTTTTAACAGGATATGATCTGGAACACGCCGTTTCTGATGATTTATCTCAATATGATTTAGGGCGTATTATCGCGGGCTCTGAAGGTTCACTGGCCTTTGTTGCCGAAGCCAAACTCAATATTACGCCTATCCCCAATAGTAAAGCGCTCATTAATATCAAGTACGACTCATTTGAATCGGCTTTGCGTCATGCGCCTGCTATGGTGGCGGCAAAGGCTACATCAGTAGAAACCGTGGATAGCAATGTTTTAAATCTGGCTAAGCAGGATATTGTTTGGCATTCCGTGAGTGATTTGATTCAGGATGTGCCAGACAAAGATATGCTGGGGCTGAATATTGTCGAATATAACGGTGATAATCGCGAGCAGTTAGAAGCTCAAATAAACCAATTAACGCAACGTTTAGATGATGATATTGCTGAAAAACGCTTCGGTGTGATTGGATATCAGGTGACATACGGGCTTTCGGATATCGATAAAATTTATGGTATGCGCAAGAAAGCCGTTGGATTATTAGGTAAAACGCCGGGAAGTAAAAAACCGGTGGCCTTTGCTGAAGATACCGCTGTGCCGCCTGAAAATCTGGCCGATTTTATTATGGAATTCCGTGCTTTGCTGGATGGTAAAGGTTTGCGCTACGGCATGTTTGGACATGTTGATGCAGGCGTTTTACATGTACGTCCGGCGTTGGATATGTGTGATCCCGAACAAGAAGTTCTATTACAGGAAATTTCCGATGAAGTGGTGGCATTGGTCGCTAAATACGACGGCTTAATGTGGGGCGAGCATGGTAGGGGATATCGTAGTGAATACGGGCTGGATTTCTTCGGTGAAGAGCTGTTCACTGAGCTGCGTAAGATCAAATCTGCTTTTGACCCTCATAACCAGATGAACCCCGGAAAAATCTGTACACCATTGGAAAGTGACGAGCTGCTGGTGCGAGTGAGTGATACCAAGCGTGGTTATTATGATCGCCAAATTCCTGTCGAGGTTCGTGACAGCTGGGAACCTGCCATGAGCTGTAATGGCAATGGCTTATGCTTTAACTATGATGCCAAGTCCCCGATGTGCCCTTCTTATAAGGTGAAGGCGGATCGCCGCCATAGTCCCAAAGGCCGTGCCGGGATGATCCGTGAATGGTTAAGGCTGTTACAAGCTCAGAATGTGGATATTGCTGATTTGGAAGCGAATGCTCAACCTGCGCCTTTTATGGAACGACGCAGTAACAGCGTCAGCTTGTTTAACCCCGCCAATGAAGATTTTTCTAAAGAAGTGTTTGAGGTGATGGATGATTGTTTGGCGTGTAAGGCATGTACCAATCAATGTCCGGTTAACGTCAGCGTGCCAGATTTTCGCGCCCGTTTTTTATCATTGTATTACACCCGCTACGCCAGACCATTAAAAGACTATTTCGTCGCGAATATTGAAAAAATGGCGCCTATGATGGCAAAAGTTCCCGGACTCATTAACTGGGGATTGTCCATGAACTGGGTGAAGCGCCTTATTCGTAAACGTATTGGTTATATCGATACGCCAATGCTTTCCAGCCCTACATTGCGTTCTAGGGTGAAGCGAAAAGCGAAATACGATATTTCTGCGCTACAGAAATTGGATAATGAGCAAAAGCAAAAAACGGTGTTGATTGTTCAGGATCCTTTTACCAGTTTTTACGAAGCCGGGGTGGTGAGCGATATCGTTGATTTGGCGCTGGCACTGGGAATTACTCCTGTGGTGTTGCCTTTTAAACCCAATGGTAAGCCTCAGCATGTTAAAGGGTTTTTAAAAGAGTTTAATCAAACGGCTTCTGAAGCGTCGATGTTTTTGAATACTCATGCCGAACTTGGTATTCCTATGGTGGGTGTGGATCCTTCTATGGTGCTGTGTTACCGCGATGAATATAAAAAAGCATTGGGTGAGCGCCGAGGTGAGTTCAATGTATTGTTGGTGCATGAATGGTTAATGCAGCTGGCTGATAAAGGCATTGTTGCAACTAAAGCGCCACAAGACGTTGAGACTTATGCTTTGTTAGCCCATTGCACTGAGAAAACCATGTTGCCAGGAAGCGAAAAAGATTGGCAGAAAATCTTTCAGCATTTTGGTTTGCAGTTGCAAACGGTTGGCGTTGGATGTTGCGGTATGGCAGGTACGTTTGGTCATGAACAAAAGCATATGGAAGATTCCAGAGCCTTATTCGAGTTGAGTTGGCAACCGGCATTTGAGCAGTTTAATCCTGATCAGGTACTGATTACGGGATATTCATGCCGCAGCCAGGTAGCGCGATTTGAAGGGGTGAAACCCAAGCATCCGTTGCAAGCGTTGCTGCAACATTTAAAGAGTTAA